A single window of Acetohalobium arabaticum DSM 5501 DNA harbors:
- the panB gene encoding 3-methyl-2-oxobutanoate hydroxymethyltransferase, translated as MAKKKSILDFMEMKENGEKVAWVTAYDYPMASFAEQAGMDMILVGDSLGMVVLGYDGTVPVTMEDCISHCQAVRRGAPNTFCIGDLPFMSYQTSPKEAVANAGRFLKEADMDAVKLEGGRRVTDQIEAITDAGIVVCGHIGLTPQSSGQLGGFKAQGLTVDSARELIKDAVAVQEAGAKMLLVEAVPPEVTEFITEKLDIPVYSIGAGLPCDGQLLICGDMLGMFQAFTPKFVKQYASIAEDAVAGFEEYVKEVKNEEFPKDEHVYHIQESQAKFDKLFKEFE; from the coding sequence ATGGCTAAAAAGAAGAGTATTCTTGATTTTATGGAAATGAAAGAAAATGGTGAAAAGGTTGCCTGGGTAACGGCTTATGATTATCCGATGGCATCCTTTGCTGAACAGGCAGGAATGGATATGATCCTTGTTGGAGATTCATTAGGAATGGTAGTTTTGGGATATGATGGTACTGTACCGGTAACTATGGAGGACTGTATTTCTCATTGTCAGGCAGTTAGAAGAGGAGCTCCTAATACCTTCTGTATTGGAGATTTACCTTTCATGTCTTATCAAACCTCTCCTAAGGAAGCAGTGGCCAATGCAGGACGCTTCCTTAAGGAAGCCGATATGGATGCCGTTAAGTTAGAGGGCGGCCGACGAGTTACTGACCAGATTGAAGCAATTACTGACGCGGGAATCGTTGTTTGTGGGCATATTGGCTTAACTCCACAGAGTTCTGGCCAGTTGGGTGGATTCAAGGCCCAGGGGTTAACAGTTGATAGTGCTCGAGAATTAATCAAAGATGCTGTTGCTGTCCAAGAAGCAGGAGCAAAGATGTTATTAGTAGAGGCTGTACCGCCGGAAGTAACAGAATTTATTACTGAGAAGTTAGATATTCCGGTCTATAGTATCGGCGCCGGCCTACCGTGTGATGGACAGTTACTTATCTGCGGCGATATGCTCGGTATGTTCCAGGCCTTTACACCGAAGTTTGTTAAGCAGTATGCTAGCATAGCTGAAGATGCAGTGGCTGGCTTCGAAGAGTATGTTAAGGAAGTAAAGAATGAAGAGTTCCCTAAGGATGAACATGTCTATCATATTCAAGAAAGCCAAGCCAAGTTCGATAAATTATTTAAAGAATTTGAGTAA
- a CDS encoding GntP family permease, with product MLLPLLAFVIGVFAIVFFVIRLKLPAFIGLTLSAFIVGIVTPEIPFAEVPAQIATIFGNTMTGIGIPILMASVVGKSLMDSGAAIRIVRGFLNVTGEEKSELSLLGSSYLLSIPVFFDNVFYLLAPLARAMKARTKIKYPLYIACISAGALVTHTLVPPTPGPLAMASNIGVDVGMVMIVGIIVAIPCSVVGGLVYGRWIDKRLDIPLRETMGSTKESLEQVANKPLEELPGLGVSLLPIILPVIFVGSDTITKAIGVSESVGGLTSFIGNPTFALTIAALIAASILAMQKGFSTEELAESLERSLESGGIIVAITAAGGAFGGILKAAGVGQAIAGGLSELGIPLIVSAWLITGLIKIAQGSTTVALLTTSSIMAPFASQLSCHPVYLITAIGTGGMMFSWFNDSGFWIINKVAGLNESETFKVWSFLNPVMSITGIIMTLIMSRLFPLI from the coding sequence ATGTTATTGCCATTATTAGCATTTGTAATTGGTGTTTTTGCTATAGTCTTTTTTGTTATTAGGTTGAAACTGCCTGCATTTATTGGACTGACATTGTCAGCATTTATTGTTGGAATAGTGACTCCAGAAATTCCTTTTGCAGAAGTTCCAGCACAGATTGCTACTATCTTTGGGAATACAATGACTGGGATTGGAATTCCGATTCTGATGGCTTCAGTTGTTGGTAAGTCACTGATGGATAGTGGAGCAGCAATCAGGATAGTCAGAGGATTTCTCAATGTTACTGGTGAAGAGAAATCGGAACTCAGTCTGTTAGGTAGTTCTTATCTGTTGTCAATTCCTGTCTTTTTCGATAATGTTTTTTATCTATTAGCTCCTTTAGCTAGAGCAATGAAAGCTAGAACTAAGATTAAGTATCCGCTTTATATAGCCTGTATTTCGGCTGGGGCTCTTGTTACTCATACTTTAGTGCCGCCTACTCCTGGACCATTGGCTATGGCTTCTAATATTGGTGTTGATGTAGGAATGGTTATGATAGTTGGTATAATTGTAGCGATACCTTGTTCTGTAGTAGGAGGATTAGTCTACGGTCGCTGGATTGATAAACGACTTGATATTCCCTTAAGAGAAACCATGGGTTCGACAAAGGAAAGCTTGGAGCAGGTAGCCAATAAACCATTGGAAGAACTGCCTGGTTTAGGAGTTTCATTATTACCAATTATACTACCTGTTATCTTTGTAGGTTCAGATACTATAACTAAGGCTATAGGGGTTAGTGAAAGTGTTGGAGGATTGACATCATTTATTGGTAATCCTACCTTTGCTTTAACTATTGCTGCTCTTATTGCTGCATCAATCTTGGCTATGCAGAAAGGATTTTCTACTGAAGAGTTAGCTGAAAGTCTAGAGCGGAGCTTAGAAAGCGGTGGTATAATTGTAGCTATTACTGCTGCTGGTGGTGCTTTTGGTGGTATATTGAAAGCAGCCGGAGTTGGACAAGCAATTGCCGGAGGCTTAAGTGAACTAGGAATACCTTTGATAGTTTCAGCCTGGTTAATTACAGGGTTAATTAAGATAGCACAGGGCTCAACAACAGTAGCTTTATTAACTACTTCTTCTATTATGGCCCCTTTTGCTTCGCAGCTGTCCTGCCATCCGGTTTACTTAATTACAGCCATTGGAACTGGAGGAATGATGTTCTCTTGGTTTAATGATAGCGGTTTTTGGATTATTAATAAGGTTGCAGGATTGAATGAATCAGAAACCTTTAAAGTTTGGTCTTTTCTTAATCCGGTTATGTCAATAACAGGGATAATAATGACATTAATTATGTCTAGATTATTCCCATTAATTTAG
- a CDS encoding GntR family transcriptional regulator, translating to MKRVLEHETKGEKVKHYLLDCILNKSEYKPGDKIIETQIAKELNISQAPVRDAIKDLKMMGFVESEPYKGSYIKQMSDKELKEVYEIRVALERIAVKQAIQYITEEELNEMESIVAEMTNCIENEDYLQFTKLDRRFHNIIVEASQNSMLKKVWDKLGIEYWTWQGLKFLKENQLYNFKDQVDRHQAIYEAIKNEDSQKAELIIEDHFPGELIEQIKNNEE from the coding sequence ATGAAGAGGGTATTAGAACATGAAACTAAAGGAGAAAAAGTTAAACATTATTTATTAGATTGTATTTTAAATAAATCAGAGTATAAACCTGGAGATAAGATAATAGAAACACAGATAGCAAAGGAGTTAAATATCAGTCAGGCTCCTGTTAGGGATGCTATTAAAGATTTAAAAATGATGGGATTTGTTGAAAGTGAGCCTTATAAAGGTAGTTATATTAAGCAGATGTCCGATAAGGAACTAAAAGAAGTTTATGAAATTAGAGTAGCATTAGAAAGAATTGCTGTTAAACAGGCAATTCAATATATAACAGAAGAAGAACTGAATGAAATGGAATCGATTGTTGCTGAAATGACTAATTGTATTGAGAATGAAGACTACTTACAGTTTACAAAGTTAGATAGAAGATTTCATAATATTATTGTTGAAGCTTCTCAAAATAGTATGTTAAAAAAAGTTTGGGATAAGTTAGGCATTGAATACTGGACATGGCAGGGGCTTAAGTTCTTAAAAGAAAATCAATTATATAATTTTAAGGACCAAGTTGATAGACACCAAGCTATATATGAGGCCATAAAAAATGAAGATTCTCAAAAGGCTGAACTTATCATTGAAGACCACTTCCCAGGAGAATTAATTGAGCAAATAAAGAATAATGAAGAGTAA
- a CDS encoding IS4 family transposase: MNNCTMLLNKLLEVIDINFLDKVVDKYNADYKVHKLTTKVHLLYLLYFHLTEKKSLADFVVNLKVDSNLKKELPQISVSQLSRKNENRSYQIFADIFSHLFDKLKNKQGFKETIKDIGSIKIIDSSIISLCLSLFAWAKFRKSKGGIKLHTLYDAESGAPENIIVTNAIVHDKEIFDNLTFDSGCTYIFDRAYIDYQKFDDFIENDIYFVTRTKSNTKIEVVRTLEPTKDDKEANILLDADVILGSTDKRMKHELRLIKVKTTDRQGNEKEIEIITNRFDLPAHQIAQLYKERWEIELFFKWIKQHLKIKRFFGHNENAVLIQIYSTIILYLLLKLIKQKSKFNGRLLNLTRRIKYSILMTVPHTFNWKDWCHSFS; the protein is encoded by the coding sequence ATGAATAATTGTACCATGCTTTTAAACAAATTACTAGAGGTAATTGATATAAACTTTTTGGATAAAGTGGTAGATAAATATAATGCTGACTATAAGGTTCATAAACTTACAACTAAAGTCCATCTATTATATCTACTCTACTTTCATTTAACTGAGAAAAAGAGTCTAGCAGATTTTGTAGTCAATCTAAAAGTTGATTCAAATTTAAAAAAGGAATTACCTCAAATTAGTGTTTCTCAGCTGTCTCGTAAAAATGAGAATAGAAGCTATCAAATTTTTGCTGATATTTTTTCTCATTTATTTGATAAACTTAAGAACAAACAGGGCTTTAAAGAAACTATAAAAGATATCGGATCAATAAAAATAATTGATTCCTCTATTATTAGTTTATGCTTATCTCTTTTTGCTTGGGCTAAATTTAGAAAAAGTAAAGGTGGAATTAAACTCCATACCTTATATGATGCAGAAAGTGGAGCACCAGAAAATATAATTGTTACTAATGCTATAGTTCATGATAAAGAGATATTCGATAACTTAACTTTTGATTCTGGTTGTACTTATATCTTCGATAGAGCCTATATAGATTATCAAAAATTCGATGACTTCATTGAAAATGATATTTATTTTGTTACTAGAACTAAGTCTAATACTAAAATTGAAGTTGTTAGAACTTTAGAGCCTACTAAAGATGATAAAGAAGCTAATATTTTACTTGATGCTGATGTTATTTTAGGTTCTACAGATAAAAGAATGAAACACGAATTACGGTTAATTAAAGTTAAAACTACTGACCGCCAAGGTAATGAAAAAGAGATTGAAATTATAACTAATCGCTTTGATTTACCAGCCCACCAAATAGCTCAGCTATATAAAGAACGCTGGGAAATAGAGTTATTCTTTAAATGGATCAAGCAGCATCTTAAGATTAAGAGATTCTTTGGGCATAATGAAAATGCTGTTTTAATTCAAATTTACAGTACAATAATCTTATATCTACTTTTAAAACTAATCAAACAGAAATCAAAATTTAATGGTAGACTGCTTAATTTAACAAGAAGAATCAAATATTCTATTTTAATGACTGTTCCACATACGTTTAATTGGAAAGACTGGTGTCATAGCTTTAGCTAA
- a CDS encoding Ig-like domain-containing protein: MKRKFIIILILLLIFLLSGCSSILKNFKDETPPKIVKVQPTDGAKDVDISSEIKVYFNEKLAENSIKSSILLIRKDTGKVMEADVSYKNKVITLDPKRKYVDIGNKIVLRGVKTGLEYQIFIKDDIKDDSGNSLKENHSFEFKTSDLDYGLYWFGPNGECEKYVDGRKNEYYDPQKPVVIYSHGWQPGLYESTFTQDQPYIRSTHNYSINTGKIWRKKGYNIGAWMWGQFAAEGFLEDEIIRVEDAEAKIWFDKNIRYKVRNGSYRYFNQKKSVHEIFYDTYIKALRNNTNENIRLVGHSIGNQVVITLAHKISNNIKENNLDSHYMPKRIALLDPYWSNSHFSNGKSIANVISDYAMEMATKNDVVIENYRTTKTSTLIGDLNYALQDIAAVYRVNAGFLDYLKKLTKFRKEHNYATTWYFWSMKYDIPANNNGVIGARASNYKIKQCMNIHRNSTWFWKMNWFGVGNMAGEETPSPYDDEFTMESGVISAIGN, translated from the coding sequence ATGAAAAGAAAATTTATTATTATACTAATTTTATTATTAATTTTTCTATTGAGTGGATGTTCTTCAATACTTAAAAATTTTAAAGATGAAACACCACCTAAAATAGTAAAAGTACAGCCAACAGATGGAGCAAAGGATGTTGATATTAGTAGTGAAATTAAAGTATATTTCAATGAAAAATTAGCTGAGAATTCAATTAAATCTTCAATTTTATTGATTCGCAAAGATACTGGTAAGGTAATGGAAGCTGATGTTTCATATAAAAATAAGGTTATCACTCTCGATCCAAAGAGAAAATATGTTGATATAGGAAATAAAATTGTACTGAGAGGAGTAAAAACAGGATTAGAATATCAAATCTTTATTAAGGATGATATTAAAGATGATTCAGGAAATAGTTTAAAAGAGAATCATAGTTTTGAATTTAAAACTTCAGATTTAGATTATGGCTTATATTGGTTTGGCCCAAATGGGGAATGTGAGAAATACGTTGATGGAAGAAAAAATGAATATTATGATCCACAAAAGCCAGTAGTAATTTATTCTCATGGATGGCAACCTGGTTTATATGAAAGTACTTTTACTCAAGATCAACCATATATTAGAAGTACACATAATTATAGCATAAATACTGGAAAGATATGGCGCAAAAAAGGTTATAATATTGGAGCATGGATGTGGGGACAGTTTGCTGCTGAAGGTTTCTTAGAAGATGAAATTATTAGAGTAGAAGATGCAGAGGCTAAAATTTGGTTTGATAAAAATATAAGATACAAGGTGAGAAATGGAAGTTATAGATATTTTAATCAAAAGAAAAGTGTACATGAAATTTTTTATGATACTTATATTAAAGCTTTAAGAAATAATACTAATGAAAATATTAGACTTGTTGGTCATTCTATAGGGAACCAAGTTGTAATTACTTTGGCGCATAAAATAAGTAATAATATTAAAGAAAATAACTTAGACTCTCATTATATGCCTAAGAGAATAGCGTTACTTGATCCTTACTGGAGTAATTCACATTTTAGTAATGGAAAAAGTATTGCGAATGTAATAAGTGATTATGCAATGGAGATGGCAACTAAAAATGATGTAGTAATAGAGAATTATCGAACTACAAAAACATCGACATTAATTGGAGATCTAAATTATGCTTTACAAGATATAGCAGCAGTGTACAGAGTAAATGCTGGTTTTTTAGATTACTTGAAAAAATTAACAAAGTTTAGAAAAGAACATAATTATGCTACTACATGGTATTTTTGGTCAATGAAATATGATATTCCTGCTAATAATAATGGGGTTATAGGGGCAAGAGCATCTAATTATAAAATTAAGCAATGTATGAATATACATAGAAATTCTACTTGGTTTTGGAAAATGAATTGGTTTGGAGTAGGGAATATGGCTGGAGAAGAAACTCCAAGTCCATATGATGATGAATTTACAATGGAATCCGGGGTTATTTCTGCAATTGGAAATTGA
- a CDS encoding accessory gene regulator ArgB-like protein, whose protein sequence is MSYKQAIQTLSSYIAEELNLPDKKQDRIRFGLELLVSTLMSLSTSLILAKLLGIFNSVLFILFASAVLKSVSGGIHLKTPWECALFGALFFNILGLTAVVMKTSIYNNWVLFLIISSLYIFISLLLWSPADVEEKPIKGDKKRKTLKMISVILSSILLVLVAVSFFVYEEQFALFNISVILGLLFQSSTISPAAYKLLEFYYQVRKL, encoded by the coding sequence TTGAGTTATAAACAGGCAATTCAAACTTTAAGCAGCTATATTGCTGAAGAATTAAATTTACCAGATAAAAAACAAGATAGAATCAGATTTGGGCTTGAACTATTAGTGTCAACACTTATGTCGCTTTCAACTTCTTTAATTTTAGCCAAATTACTGGGGATTTTTAATTCTGTACTATTTATTCTGTTTGCAAGTGCAGTATTAAAATCAGTTTCAGGTGGAATTCATTTAAAAACTCCCTGGGAATGTGCTCTATTTGGTGCACTTTTCTTTAATATATTAGGATTGACTGCTGTTGTAATGAAAACATCTATTTATAATAATTGGGTATTATTTTTGATTATTAGTTCTCTTTACATATTCATTTCATTACTTTTATGGAGCCCAGCAGATGTTGAAGAAAAACCTATAAAGGGAGACAAGAAAAGAAAAACTTTGAAAATGATTTCTGTAATACTTTCTTCCATTCTGCTAGTATTAGTGGCAGTTTCATTTTTTGTCTATGAAGAACAATTTGCTTTATTTAATATAAGTGTAATTTTAGGATTATTATTTCAATCTTCTACAATTAGTCCAGCAGCTTATAAATTGCTTGAATTTTATTATCAAGTAAGAAAGCTTTAA
- a CDS encoding cyclic lactone autoinducer peptide yields the protein MKKLMKKLAMNSLATVLLVIATVGVIGPTCFMGFYQPELPEE from the coding sequence GTGAAAAAATTAATGAAAAAATTAGCTATGAATAGTCTAGCTACTGTTCTACTAGTTATTGCAACAGTAGGAGTTATTGGCCCTACATGCTTCATGGGATTCTATCAGCCTGAACTACCAGAGGAATAA
- a CDS encoding bifunctional diguanylate cyclase/phosphohydrolase: MDHKNFDWQKLRQNKIKNYTIFSYVMALLLLGMIVLEFFSCSNFGVFPYLTVSIPALILITCFISKYLNNKTIISSPRKNNYFLFILFVSLITILVLKNITFDKHLLKIYYLIPIILSAINYSQSLGFFTAGYSSLNLLMLNYLLNDFSKLDFDIIIIILFFWVAWLIGGFIDLEQKVQEQLEKIAVTDNLTSLPNYANFQTTLDSWLEKAKDEQIPLSLALMDLDNFKFFNDSLGHQKGDELLKQTATLVKEQIDEDIFFARYGGDEFAFLFLGHNQETALKKIKKIKKVVQKKITIPYEDFLEEKPTFSLGVASYPDQALTKQELIDMADYALYQAKTTQKDQVEIYHKALNELADELEESERESFNSIRTLLSIINAKDKYTYAHSERIANYAKKFAKELKLSEEETKRLVYGAFLHDIGKIEVEREILMKQEKLDESEWKMIKKHPKIGNKILAPLQFSQEIKPIVLYHHENFDGTGYPEGLKGNEIPFYARILRILDSFDAITTNRPYSSAASKQEALKELKKETGKQFDPQLVKVFLKVAKKDIKLN, translated from the coding sequence TTGGATCATAAAAACTTTGACTGGCAAAAATTAAGACAAAATAAAATCAAAAATTATACAATCTTTAGTTATGTTATGGCTTTATTATTACTGGGAATGATTGTTCTAGAATTTTTTTCTTGCTCTAATTTTGGTGTTTTCCCATATCTTACTGTGTCAATTCCTGCACTTATATTAATTACTTGTTTTATTTCAAAATATTTAAATAATAAAACTATAATAAGTTCCCCTCGAAAGAATAATTATTTTCTATTTATTTTATTTGTCTCTTTAATTACTATTTTAGTTCTCAAAAATATAACTTTTGATAAACATCTGTTAAAGATATACTATCTCATCCCTATTATTTTATCTGCAATTAATTACAGCCAATCTTTAGGATTTTTTACAGCTGGTTATTCTAGTTTAAATTTACTAATGCTAAATTATTTATTAAATGATTTTTCAAAGCTTGATTTTGATATAATAATTATTATTTTATTCTTTTGGGTTGCCTGGTTAATTGGAGGCTTTATAGATTTAGAACAAAAAGTACAAGAACAGCTAGAAAAAATAGCTGTTACAGATAACTTGACTTCACTGCCTAATTACGCTAATTTTCAAACTACATTGGATTCATGGCTAGAAAAAGCTAAAGATGAACAGATTCCCCTCAGCTTAGCATTAATGGACTTAGATAATTTTAAATTTTTTAATGATTCATTAGGCCATCAAAAAGGAGATGAATTATTAAAACAGACAGCAACATTAGTCAAAGAACAAATAGATGAAGATATCTTTTTTGCTCGTTATGGTGGAGATGAATTTGCCTTTTTATTTCTTGGTCATAACCAAGAAACTGCCTTAAAAAAAATTAAAAAAATCAAAAAAGTAGTTCAGAAAAAAATAACTATTCCTTATGAAGATTTTTTAGAAGAAAAACCTACTTTTTCTTTAGGAGTAGCTTCTTATCCAGACCAAGCCCTAACAAAGCAGGAACTAATTGATATGGCAGACTATGCATTATATCAAGCTAAGACAACTCAAAAAGATCAAGTTGAAATTTATCATAAGGCTTTAAATGAATTAGCAGATGAACTTGAAGAATCAGAAAGAGAATCATTTAATTCAATACGTACTTTATTGAGTATAATTAATGCCAAGGATAAGTATACCTATGCACATTCAGAACGTATAGCAAACTATGCCAAGAAATTTGCTAAAGAATTAAAGTTATCAGAAGAAGAAACAAAAAGATTGGTCTATGGAGCTTTTCTCCATGATATTGGCAAAATTGAAGTTGAACGCGAAATATTAATGAAACAAGAAAAATTAGATGAATCAGAATGGAAAATGATTAAAAAACATCCAAAAATAGGAAATAAAATTCTTGCTCCACTTCAATTCAGTCAAGAAATTAAACCGATAGTCCTTTACCATCATGAAAATTTCGATGGAACAGGTTATCCGGAAGGATTAAAAGGAAATGAAATTCCTTTTTATGCTAGAATATTAAGAATTCTAGATAGTTTTGATGCAATAACAACTAACAGGCCATATAGCTCTGCTGCTAGTAAACAAGAAGCTCTAAAAGAATTAAAAAAGGAAACTGGTAAACAATTTGATCCGCAGTTAGTAAAAGTATTTTTAAAAGTAGCCAAAAAAGATATTAAACTAAATTAA
- the hutG gene encoding formimidoylglutamase translates to MIFNKCYQPVDKEIWQGRIDDTDDFTAFRWHQWIELIDLTDENLNPIVDKKQGFCFLGFRGDQGVKRNGGRPGAAKGPISIRRELANLPVRFDRETKLFDAGNISSSDASMEIQQEALALAIKKIIDLDLFPLLLGGGHEIALGHYNGLLKSKINNDQKPKIGIINFDAHFDLRPYPDGGNSGTMFRQIADQCQSSGIDYSYLAVGIQKCGNTVSLFKTADELGVDYILAEDITEFNILDILNKLDSYINQNDYIYLTICSDVFSSAFAPGVSSIQPLGIEPEIALNLIKHIMKSNKVISCDIAEVSPRFDLDNSTAKLAAIIIFAIINTLVGRE, encoded by the coding sequence ATGATTTTCAATAAATGCTATCAGCCAGTAGATAAAGAAATCTGGCAGGGAAGAATTGATGATACTGATGATTTTACTGCTTTTAGGTGGCATCAATGGATAGAATTGATAGATCTAACTGATGAGAATTTAAATCCTATTGTAGATAAGAAGCAGGGTTTCTGTTTTTTAGGCTTCCGCGGTGATCAAGGAGTAAAACGGAATGGAGGACGGCCTGGCGCAGCCAAGGGGCCTATAAGCATCAGAAGGGAGTTAGCCAATCTGCCGGTAAGATTTGATCGTGAGACTAAATTATTTGATGCTGGTAATATTAGTTCTTCTGATGCTTCAATGGAGATTCAGCAAGAGGCTTTAGCGTTAGCAATCAAGAAGATAATCGATTTAGATCTATTTCCGCTTCTGTTAGGTGGAGGACATGAAATAGCTTTAGGCCATTATAATGGTCTATTGAAGTCGAAGATTAACAATGATCAGAAGCCTAAAATAGGAATTATTAACTTCGATGCTCACTTTGATCTACGTCCTTATCCTGATGGCGGAAATTCAGGAACAATGTTTAGACAGATTGCTGATCAATGCCAATCAAGTGGAATTGACTATTCTTATTTAGCTGTCGGAATTCAAAAGTGTGGCAATACAGTCAGTCTCTTTAAGACGGCTGATGAATTAGGAGTAGACTATATACTAGCGGAAGATATAACTGAGTTTAATATTTTAGATATATTGAATAAATTAGATAGTTATATTAATCAGAATGACTATATCTATCTTACTATTTGTTCTGATGTATTTTCATCGGCCTTTGCCCCGGGAGTGAGTTCAATTCAGCCTCTAGGCATTGAGCCAGAGATTGCCCTAAATCTGATTAAGCATATAATGAAGTCTAACAAGGTTATAAGCTGTGATATTGCTGAGGTTTCTCCTAGATTTGACCTTGACAACTCTACAGCTAAACTGGCAGCCATAATTATTTTTGCAATTATTAATACTTTAGTAGGAAGGGAATAG
- a CDS encoding M20 metallopeptidase family protein, with protein sequence MNLKEEVESINNEIIEWRRDFHKHPELPFEEERTSNIVENLLTEWGLETERMARTGVIGLLEGEEEGKTIAIRADMDALPITEKNDVEYKSQEEGKMHACGHDAHTAMALGAAKVLSKYRHLLSGNVKFIFQPAEEGAGGAEPLIEEGVLNNPTVDAIFGMHVAPEVPSGKIGLKPGPIMASADDFKLTIKGHGTHGAQPHEGVDPITIGSNIIMSLQQLISREIKALKSAVLSIGAFKSGDACNIIPDRAEILGTLRTLDPELRCYLKDRIEEVIENVTQAMKADYELEYICQMPVTSSDPEFIEMIKEVNENMNPGSNFMIDEPSMGSEDFGYFLEEVSGAYVLLGIRNLDKGLIHPLHNPKFNIDEDVLSSGVELICENVLKYLNDEK encoded by the coding sequence ATGAACTTGAAAGAAGAAGTAGAGAGTATTAATAATGAAATAATAGAATGGCGACGAGATTTTCATAAACATCCGGAATTACCCTTTGAGGAAGAGAGGACTTCTAATATAGTAGAAAATTTATTGACAGAGTGGGGATTAGAGACAGAAAGAATGGCTAGGACAGGTGTTATCGGATTACTAGAAGGGGAGGAAGAAGGAAAAACTATAGCAATTAGAGCAGATATGGATGCTTTACCTATTACTGAAAAAAATGATGTTGAATATAAATCACAAGAAGAAGGAAAAATGCATGCTTGTGGTCACGATGCGCATACAGCTATGGCTCTAGGAGCAGCAAAAGTATTGTCCAAGTATCGACATCTTCTTTCCGGTAATGTTAAATTTATCTTTCAACCTGCCGAGGAGGGTGCTGGTGGAGCTGAACCGTTAATTGAAGAGGGGGTATTAAACAATCCAACAGTAGATGCAATCTTTGGAATGCATGTTGCTCCTGAAGTTCCTTCTGGTAAAATAGGATTAAAACCAGGACCGATTATGGCTAGCGCCGATGACTTCAAATTGACAATTAAAGGCCATGGAACTCACGGAGCCCAGCCACATGAGGGTGTCGATCCGATTACTATAGGTTCAAATATTATAATGTCACTGCAGCAATTGATTAGCCGAGAAATAAAGGCTCTTAAATCAGCAGTATTAAGCATTGGAGCTTTCAAGTCAGGTGATGCCTGCAATATTATTCCTGATAGAGCAGAAATATTAGGTACTTTACGAACTCTAGATCCAGAGCTTCGCTGTTATCTTAAAGATAGAATAGAAGAGGTAATTGAAAATGTTACTCAAGCTATGAAAGCAGATTATGAATTAGAATATATCTGTCAAATGCCGGTAACATCGAGCGATCCCGAGTTTATTGAAATGATTAAAGAAGTTAATGAAAATATGAATCCTGGTAGTAATTTCATGATAGATGAACCATCTATGGGAAGTGAGGATTTTGGATATTTCCTTGAAGAAGTTTCTGGAGCATATGTGCTACTAGGTATTCGTAATCTAGATAAAGGATTAATTCATCCTCTACATAATCCAAAATTCAATATAGATGAGGATGTTTTATCGTCAGGTGTAGAACTTATATGTGAAAATGTCCTGAAATACTTAAATGATGAAAAATAA